tatcTACCGCACTAGTTAGTTCAGTACATacaatattgaatatattttcatagcaagttttgttttgtattgaaaatgttactatattttctataagCTAACTTAAgaaggtttgacaaaaaaaaaaaatctaaagcaacgtataatataaaacggagggagtacagtcaATGTGGGATATGGAGTCGACTCGATTCCCCATCGCACGAACAAAACCCACCCAatatctggaaaaaaaataaacccagaCCCCATCGCTTATCATATGCAGCAGCACTtattacatgaaaaaaaatccgcAATGAGTATGAACAGTACTCATCAAATACTTTAATTTAGACACCTGTTATTACTCATGAGCATCTTTTCATACTGATAAAATTCTCCCATCCAGTACAACGCACAGATAATACTTTTTCTagataatatttctttttttttcttttgctgataAGCCGTACGATTTACCACTTAATTTCCTACAAATAACTATTGATGAGCTGCCAGTAGTCTGGTGCCAATGTGATCACTTTGAGTATTCTGCTGGGAATCAGCTGGTGAATCCGTATTATTCCTGGGCAACATGCAGCAGACTGACAGCAGAACGAAAACGGAGGCGATTCCAATGGCCAACGCAGCGTGCCACCATTTTTCGCAAGTACCGATCATGTAGAACATGAAGAAAGCATAGTACATCAAGAGCATCATCACCGCCATACCCTGCATGCACACAAACATGTAAGATTAGCAAGCACGCACTAATTAATATGGATATTGATAAGGATAGAATATGATGGATTGTCTGTTTGTTTATAGGgctaaattaaattttttatattattatataaacTTAACATGACAAGTGGCCTCGGCTGCAAATGGCCATGTTGATTCCTTTGTACCATTAGGGTAGTTGATGGATTATACACGAATTATTCATACCATACTTCCAAAATTAAAGGTCGATTAAACCAACGTCAATATTACTTAGATAACTATGGAGTACTTTTTATTAGCtatgtactctctccatcccaaataaTAGGGTGCccctttttaagaaaaatcgaACTCGGtagcttttgactaataatcatactaactatatctatactaagtattatgcatgttatatcactggattcatattttaaagtactttcacatgatgctaattttatatttattggGATCAATGGATGAAATAAAATACTAGTCAAACTAGTTTGTCGTtgaagaccgtgtaaaaaaatataggccgAATAATTTAGAACAAAGGGAGTAATATAGCAATACTTTGAATCCTTGGAAAAAGATATAATGTAAATTAAACATCTGAGAAACACTGGGGATTTTCTGGCTAGCTCCATATAAAATGGTGGGCTAGCTGGTTTAGGTTTGAAACCTCAccccttttatttatttgatattagattatTTCTTAATATTTATAACGTAAATTAAACATCACATAGTAAGAGGAAAGCCTAAAGAGATACGGAGTAGAAACGTACGACATAGATCACTCGTGAGCAAGCAACAGCG
The nucleotide sequence above comes from Oryza glaberrima chromosome 11, OglaRS2, whole genome shotgun sequence. Encoded proteins:
- the LOC127753634 gene encoding uncharacterized protein LOC127753634 gives rise to the protein MATSSLNPNSIVDLEKGTAAAKKKRTACRDEDEDDDGSTSTDAHTGMAVMMLLMYYAFFMFYMIGTCEKWWHAALAIGIASVFVLLSVCCMLPRNNTDSPADSQQNTQSDHIGTRLLAAHQ